ATCTCATCACAGAAGCCAGCCAAAGGCGTAACTTGCCCCAAGCTTTGAAAGGAAGTTGCACTGTAACCGGTTTCTTCTTCCAGTTCGCGTTGAGCGCATTGAAGAGGTGTCTCATCATTTTCCATGGTGCCCGCAGGTAACTCTAGAAGCCATTTTTTAAGAGAAGGACGAAACTGATTAATGAGGATAATCTTTCCAGACGAAGTGATAGGAAGAATAACGGCCGCGCCAGGGTGGTTGATTGTGGTATGTTTTACCACGACGTTCGTAGGGAGCGTCACGTTCTCTTCAATAAGAGAAATACTTTTCCATTGATGGATAACTTT
This genomic window from Vibrio toranzoniae contains:
- a CDS encoding NUDIX hydrolase, coding for MSKVIHQWKSISLIEENVTLPTNVVVKHTTINHPGAAVILPITSSGKIILINQFRPSLKKWLLELPAGTMENDETPLQCAQRELEEETGYSATSFQSLGQVTPLAGFCDEIQHLFVAKDLSLTTRFECDEDEVIEVIELSLEELHDKIRHDQITDAKTIACLSKAQLCGYL